The following are encoded together in the Lactuca sativa cultivar Salinas chromosome 1, Lsat_Salinas_v11, whole genome shotgun sequence genome:
- the LOC111921475 gene encoding uncharacterized protein LOC111921475 yields the protein MASAASMGVAVRALMIVLLFVMVAAFANLFAVDGYISCFDFSARWGVKILMEFSVYTVVMGAWFFYKESGWIKTIIFTLSMYFLGSLLSIGYILVQFFKLSREESSTNPLYFVLARHHTREHTSRIPVVTVRAIFSALAFLTMGALIYTLIKDISGSYADAFTKCFLANMIDLYIHAVMFAVWIAYKESSWIRASLWIISLLFFGSITLCVYIVRQLFSISPEKPASSIIFSSSDICEPLLAPHANV from the exons ATGGCGTCAGCAGCATCCATGGGAGTGGCGGTGAGGGCGTTGATGATCGTATTGTTGTTTGTGATGGTCGCTGCGTTTGCTAACCTATTTGCTGTTGACGGTTatatttcatgttttgacttcagcGCCAG GTGGGGGGTGAAGATCCTGATGGAGTTTTCCGTATATACTGTTGTTATGGGC GCGTGGTTTTTCTACAAGGAATCAGGGTGGATCAAGACAATTATTTTCACTCTTTCGATGTATTTTCTCGGAAG CCTTCTTAGCATCGGATACATCCTTGTTCAGTTCTTCAAGTTATCACGTGAAGAATCTTCGACAAATCCATTATACTTTGTGTTGGCGAGACATCATACAAG GGAACACACCTCGAGGATCCCTGTTGTAACTGTAAGAGCAATCTTTTCTGCACTAGCATTTTTGACGATGGGAGCTTTAATTTACACGCTTATTAAAGATATATCGGGCTCCTATGCTGATGCATTTACAAA GTGCTTCTTAGCAAACATGATAGACCTCTATATCCATGCTGTGATGTTCGCG GTGTGGATAGCATACAAAGAATCAAGTTGGATAAGAGCTTCCTTATGGATAATTTCACTTTTATTTTTTGGGAG TATTACCCTATGTGTATACATAGTTCGACAATTGTTCAGCATCTCACCCGAGAAACCTGCTTCATCTATCATTTTCAGTAGCAGTGACAT ATGTGAGCCACTACTCGCACCACATGCCaatgtataa